Proteins from a genomic interval of Candidatus Dormiibacterota bacterium:
- the hflX gene encoding GTPase HflX, with amino-acid sequence MAQTKTKTPNQPPTLSGADPTVGATITRVALIGTHSGGNRREGAEIQLDELEELARTLGAEVADRRLIQLREPHPATYLRTGTVETMEAALGELDRPAVLVNDSLTPRQQRNLQAAWKVPVLDRTEVILAIFARRARTAEGRIQVEMAQLEHLLPRLAGGWRHLERQRGGVGTRSGPGETQIEVDRRLVGQRLKRLRVRLKELERRRTTQRKARLDVPLATCALVGYTNAGKSTLLNRLTNSDVLADDLLFATLDPTSRLLSLPSSRRVILTDTVGFIQNLPTELVQAFAATLEEVRAARMLAVVVDASHPEAQSQLTTVLETLHSMDADQPALLVVSKADLVPPAELPHVVAGLRQIAETEPIVISSVTGDGLRDLRAAIDALAAQVVIETRSNRPVPTAAAEDEDDEEGMLAEDVLDPGDEEEPPGLAHSAAV; translated from the coding sequence ATGGCCCAGACCAAGACCAAGACCCCGAACCAGCCCCCCACTCTCAGCGGCGCCGACCCCACCGTCGGGGCCACGATCACCCGGGTCGCCCTGATCGGCACCCACAGCGGTGGCAACCGCCGCGAGGGTGCGGAGATCCAGCTCGACGAGCTCGAGGAGCTGGCGCGCACCCTCGGAGCCGAGGTCGCCGACCGGCGCCTCATCCAGCTCCGCGAGCCCCATCCCGCCACCTATCTGCGCACCGGCACCGTCGAGACGATGGAGGCGGCGCTCGGTGAGCTGGACCGCCCCGCGGTGCTGGTCAACGATTCCCTGACCCCCCGCCAGCAGCGCAACCTGCAGGCCGCCTGGAAGGTCCCGGTGCTCGACCGCACCGAGGTCATCCTCGCCATCTTCGCCCGCCGGGCGCGCACCGCCGAGGGGCGCATCCAGGTGGAGATGGCCCAGCTCGAGCACCTCCTCCCCCGCCTCGCCGGCGGCTGGCGCCACCTCGAGCGCCAGCGCGGCGGCGTGGGCACCCGCAGCGGCCCGGGTGAGACCCAGATCGAGGTCGACCGCCGCCTCGTCGGCCAGCGGCTGAAGCGCCTGCGGGTCCGCCTCAAGGAGCTGGAGCGGCGGCGCACCACCCAGCGCAAGGCGCGGCTCGACGTCCCCCTCGCCACCTGCGCGCTGGTCGGCTACACCAACGCGGGCAAATCGACGCTGCTCAACCGGCTGACCAACTCGGACGTGCTCGCCGACGACCTGCTCTTCGCCACCCTCGACCCCACCTCGCGACTGCTCAGCCTGCCGTCCTCGCGCCGGGTGATCCTCACCGACACCGTCGGGTTCATCCAGAACCTGCCCACCGAGCTGGTCCAGGCCTTCGCCGCCACCCTCGAGGAGGTGCGCGCCGCCCGCATGCTCGCGGTCGTGGTCGACGCGTCGCACCCCGAGGCCCAGAGCCAGCTGACCACGGTGCTGGAGACGCTCCACTCCATGGACGCCGACCAGCCCGCGCTCCTGGTGGTCTCCAAGGCCGACCTGGTACCTCCCGCCGAGCTGCCCCATGTCGTCGCCGGCCTCCGCCAGATCGCCGAGACCGAGCCGATCGTGATCTCCTCGGTGACCGGGGACGGGCTGCGCGACCTCCGCGCCGCGATCGACGCCCTCGCCGCACAGGTGGTGATCGAGACCCGCTCCAACCGGCCGGTGCCCACCGCCGCCGCCGAGGACGAGGACGACGAGGAGGGCATGCTCGCGGAGGACGTGCTCGATCCCGGCGACGAGGAGGAGCCCCCGGGCCTCGCCCACAGCGCCGCGGTCTAG
- a CDS encoding chromate resistance protein ChrB domain-containing protein: MHYVTRERIHVDRIATAWAIRRFVDPEATFGFIPRNVEVSAVDGIPFDLRGAELGHRRGRCTLDALIETYELADEGLRRMAAIVRGADLPHEDTTPLESPGVLALFTGVRDGCSTDEERLERGSVVCEALHAYCAQTREAGLRS, translated from the coding sequence GTGCACTACGTCACCCGCGAGCGCATCCACGTCGACCGCATCGCCACCGCCTGGGCCATCCGCCGCTTCGTCGACCCCGAGGCGACCTTCGGCTTCATCCCCCGGAACGTCGAGGTCAGCGCCGTCGACGGAATCCCCTTCGATCTTCGGGGGGCGGAGCTCGGGCACCGCCGCGGGCGCTGCACTCTCGACGCCCTCATCGAGACGTACGAGCTGGCTGATGAGGGACTGCGGCGGATGGCGGCGATCGTCCGTGGCGCCGACCTCCCCCACGAGGACACGACACCGCTGGAGTCGCCAGGTGTCCTCGCGCTGTTCACCGGTGTTCGGGACGGCTGCTCGACCGATGAGGAGCGCCTCGAGCGCGGCTCCGTGGTGTGCGAGGCGCTCCACGCCTACTGTGCTCAGACACGTGAGGCGGGGCTGAGGTCATGA
- a CDS encoding Chromate resistance protein ChrB has product MPAQPSPTWLVLAWRLPTGGSTERVGMWRSLRRLGATVLTPGAAALPFTEELEEQLDWLAQEVEQHGGDAWVLPVTRLPGGEERRIRARIIADRQAEYDALREDAMTFLRRAGEHPGPGTDADYAVRLRTENELVALQRRFQKIRTRDYLNAPGRREAATTIDRCLAFRQGISRKLTPVTDSVPGA; this is encoded by the coding sequence ATGCCTGCCCAACCCTCCCCAACCTGGCTCGTCCTGGCCTGGCGGCTGCCCACCGGCGGCAGCACCGAGCGGGTGGGGATGTGGCGATCGCTTCGCCGGCTCGGCGCCACCGTCCTCACGCCCGGCGCCGCCGCCCTGCCCTTCACCGAGGAGCTGGAGGAGCAGTTGGACTGGTTGGCGCAGGAGGTGGAACAGCACGGGGGCGATGCCTGGGTGCTCCCGGTGACGCGGCTCCCGGGCGGCGAGGAGAGACGCATCCGGGCCCGCATCATCGCCGACCGCCAGGCGGAGTACGACGCCCTTCGAGAGGACGCGATGACGTTCCTCCGGCGAGCCGGCGAGCACCCTGGCCCGGGGACCGACGCCGACTACGCGGTGCGGCTGCGGACCGAGAACGAGCTCGTGGCCCTCCAACGCCGCTTCCAGAAGATCCGTACCCGTGACTACCTGAACGCTCCGGGCCGCCGCGAGGCCGCCACCACCATCGACCGATGCCTCGCCTTCCGGCAGGGCATCAGCCGCAAGCTGACGCCGGTGACCGACAGCGTTCCAGGCGCCTAG
- the chrA gene encoding chromate efflux transporter: MVDADGSGVDAASPAPVGSFAALLRYFLYLGTFGFGGPIASVGYMQRDLVERRRWLDRQEFLNGVALGQMMPGPLAAQVAMWVGYLRKGAPGAAIIALPFILPSFILVVSVAVVYVHYEGVPVVQALFYGIAPGVMAIIVLAAIKLARLTNRRDARLWAISAVIMTITAATGAEIALLFIGAGLLMVAAEAPPRWLRLPGRAALLVPSGGSHPSLVAATAVTLSAGTLATLGLFFLKAGTFIFGSGLAIVPFLREGVVHDHHWLTERQFLDAVAMGLITPGPVVITAAFIGYLVAGFAGAVVATVAIFTPIYLGVVVPGRWFIRHRENSQLKAFVKGATAAAAGAIAGATIVLIRGAVVDLATTAIALASLALIWKLKVKEPFIVLGCAGAGLLLHR; encoded by the coding sequence GTGGTCGATGCGGACGGGAGCGGCGTGGACGCCGCCTCGCCGGCTCCCGTGGGCAGCTTCGCCGCCTTGCTGCGGTACTTCCTCTATCTGGGCACCTTCGGATTCGGCGGCCCCATCGCCAGCGTCGGCTACATGCAGCGCGATCTCGTGGAGCGTCGCCGATGGCTCGACCGGCAGGAGTTCCTGAACGGGGTCGCCCTCGGCCAGATGATGCCGGGACCCCTTGCGGCGCAGGTGGCGATGTGGGTCGGCTACCTGCGGAAGGGAGCGCCGGGGGCCGCGATCATCGCCCTGCCTTTCATCCTCCCGTCCTTCATCCTGGTCGTGAGCGTCGCCGTCGTGTACGTGCACTACGAGGGCGTCCCCGTCGTCCAGGCGCTCTTCTACGGCATCGCCCCAGGGGTCATGGCGATCATCGTCCTCGCCGCCATCAAGCTGGCCCGCCTCACCAATCGACGTGACGCCAGGCTGTGGGCCATCTCCGCGGTGATCATGACGATCACCGCCGCGACCGGAGCCGAGATCGCCCTGCTGTTCATCGGGGCGGGTCTGCTCATGGTGGCCGCCGAGGCGCCCCCGCGCTGGCTGCGACTCCCGGGACGCGCGGCTCTGCTCGTTCCCTCCGGCGGCAGCCATCCCAGCCTGGTTGCGGCGACCGCGGTGACGCTGTCCGCGGGAACCCTTGCGACCCTCGGCCTGTTCTTCCTCAAGGCGGGGACGTTCATCTTCGGCAGCGGCCTGGCGATCGTCCCCTTCCTGCGCGAGGGAGTTGTCCACGACCACCACTGGCTGACCGAGCGTCAGTTCCTCGACGCCGTCGCCATGGGCCTGATCACGCCAGGGCCCGTGGTGATCACGGCGGCCTTCATCGGCTACCTGGTGGCCGGCTTCGCCGGAGCGGTGGTGGCGACCGTCGCCATCTTCACGCCGATCTACCTCGGCGTGGTGGTCCCGGGGCGCTGGTTCATCCGCCACCGGGAGAACAGCCAGCTGAAGGCGTTCGTCAAGGGAGCCACGGCCGCGGCGGCGGGCGCCATCGCCGGAGCGACCATCGTCCTCATCCGGGGCGCTGTCGTGGACCTCGCCACCACGGCCATCGCGCTGGCCAGCCTGGCCCTGATCTGGAAGCTGAAGGTCAAGGAGCCGTTCATCGTGCTCGGCTGCGCCGGTGCGGGTCTCCTCCTGCACCGCTGA
- a CDS encoding DNA-3-methyladenine glycosylase I, whose product MPVEQPPGVVVGPDGVARCWWAGSDPLYVRYHDEEWGRPCGDDVRLFEKLCLEGFQAGLSWLTILRKREHFRAAFAGFDIDAVAGFGDADVARLLGDTGIVRHRGKIAATVNNAGRCRALREEFGSLAAYVWEYEPATTDRARAMSGDLRTRGWSFVGPTTAYSFMQAMGLVNDHLDGCAAREQVERDRVGFPRPVRRSGLSAAP is encoded by the coding sequence GTGCCTGTCGAACAGCCGCCCGGTGTGGTGGTGGGACCGGACGGCGTGGCCCGCTGCTGGTGGGCGGGGAGCGACCCGCTCTATGTGCGGTACCACGACGAGGAGTGGGGCCGTCCCTGCGGCGACGACGTGCGGCTGTTCGAGAAGCTCTGCCTCGAGGGCTTCCAGGCGGGGCTCAGCTGGCTGACCATCCTGCGCAAGCGCGAGCACTTCCGCGCCGCATTCGCGGGATTCGACATCGACGCGGTGGCCGGCTTCGGCGACGCGGACGTGGCCCGGCTGCTCGGCGACACGGGCATCGTCCGACACCGCGGGAAGATCGCCGCGACGGTCAACAATGCCGGCCGCTGCAGGGCTCTGCGCGAGGAGTTCGGCAGCCTCGCCGCCTACGTCTGGGAGTACGAGCCGGCCACCACCGACCGGGCCCGGGCGATGAGCGGGGACCTGCGGACGCGGGGCTGGTCGTTCGTGGGTCCGACCACCGCGTACTCCTTCATGCAGGCGATGGGACTGGTCAACGATCACCTCGACGGGTGCGCGGCGCGGGAGCAGGTCGAGCGTGACCGGGTCGGGTTCCCCAGGCCGGTGCGCCGATCCGGGCTCAGCGCCGCGCCGTGA
- a CDS encoding class I SAM-dependent methyltransferase — protein sequence MNANTEQERFWNDEAGPAWVEHQERLDALVGPFGELSLDAGAPAPGEWVLDAGCGTGATVLELAARTGPAGRVVGIDISEVMLDLARSRVAAAGLGTVELRRADAQVAELPAGAFHLVHSRFGVMFFADPVAAFANLGSALRPGGRLAFVCWQAPDRNPWFSVPIAAVSGILEAPPAPAPGSPSPFALAEAGVTRAILERAGFSEIAVEGRERPVRLAGPGEAGSVGEIALSVLPVRAAYAAAAPEVQGRARTAVQTALAPFAGPEGVALPGSVWVVTARR from the coding sequence GTGAACGCCAACACCGAGCAGGAGCGGTTCTGGAACGACGAGGCCGGGCCCGCCTGGGTCGAGCACCAGGAGCGGCTCGACGCCCTGGTCGGGCCGTTCGGCGAGCTCAGCCTCGACGCCGGGGCACCCGCCCCGGGCGAGTGGGTCCTCGACGCCGGCTGCGGCACCGGGGCGACCGTCCTCGAGCTCGCCGCGCGGACCGGACCGGCGGGACGCGTGGTCGGGATCGACATCTCGGAGGTGATGCTGGACCTGGCCCGGAGCCGGGTCGCCGCGGCCGGCCTCGGCACCGTCGAGCTGCGTCGCGCCGACGCCCAGGTGGCGGAGCTGCCGGCAGGGGCGTTCCACCTGGTCCACTCCCGCTTCGGGGTGATGTTCTTCGCCGACCCGGTGGCGGCGTTCGCCAACCTCGGCTCGGCGCTGCGCCCGGGGGGACGGCTCGCCTTCGTCTGCTGGCAGGCGCCCGACCGGAACCCGTGGTTCTCGGTGCCGATCGCAGCGGTCTCGGGCATCCTCGAGGCGCCCCCGGCTCCCGCGCCGGGCTCGCCCTCGCCGTTCGCCCTCGCCGAGGCCGGGGTGACGCGGGCCATCCTCGAGCGGGCGGGGTTCTCGGAGATCGCCGTCGAGGGCCGGGAGCGGCCGGTCCGCCTCGCCGGCCCCGGCGAGGCCGGGAGCGTCGGGGAGATCGCGCTGTCGGTGCTCCCGGTGCGCGCCGCCTACGCCGCCGCCGCACCCGAGGTGCAGGGACGCGCCCGGACCGCGGTGCAGACGGCGCTCGCCCCCTTCGCCGGCCCCGAGGGCGTGGCGCTGCCCGGCAGCGTCTGGGTGGTCACGGCGCGGCGCTGA